From bacterium:
CCAATATAAAAACAAGCCTTTCATTTTTTGACCATCTTCTTTCATTGTTTTCACACCATAGTATGTTTGACCTCAAGATAAGGGCAAAGGGAGATCTTCCACACCATATCATTGAGGATGTTGGAATCTGCCTTGGCAGCGCATTTGATAAGGCATTAAAAGATAAAAAAGGGATAAATAGATATGGCGATATAGCCCTTCCCATGGATGAAGCATTAGCCATTGTATCTTTGGACATCTCAGGAAGGCCTAACCTTATTATAAAAAAGGATAACCTTGCCTTTGAATTTTCTGGGATGGTTGATGGCCTTGATACATCTTTAATCCAGGCATTTCTTAAGGCATTTGTTGACAATTCAAAGATTACCCTCCATATTGTAATTCTTTATGGCTCTGATACCCATCATATTATAGAGGCAATATTTAAGGGACTAGGAAGGGCATTGAAAGGGGCAACGAGGATTGAGAGGACAGATATTCCCTCAAGCAAAGGGGCGATATGAAACTTGACAAAAGAATAAAATTTATGTAAAGTTTTCTTTGAAAAATTCCGATATATAATTTAGAAAGATGAACATAGATAAAATAGGTCAAATAGGGAAGATAGGGAAGATAGAAAAAGGAGGCCTCATAAAAGGCAAGGAGGGGGTAATAAATGAGGCCGATGATACCCTTTCTATTTCATCCGAGGGAAAGAAGGCTTCTGAACTAGATTCTTTGAAAAAGCTTGTTTTTAATGCTATATCCTCCCTTCCAGATGTTCGCTCGCAA
This genomic window contains:
- the hisB gene encoding imidazoleglycerol-phosphate dehydratase HisB translates to MRKEKIIRETKETRVEVNLTLDGCGMSNIKTSLSFFDHLLSLFSHHSMFDLKIRAKGDLPHHIIEDVGICLGSAFDKALKDKKGINRYGDIALPMDEALAIVSLDISGRPNLIIKKDNLAFEFSGMVDGLDTSLIQAFLKAFVDNSKITLHIVILYGSDTHHIIEAIFKGLGRALKGATRIERTDIPSSKGAI
- a CDS encoding flagellar biosynthesis anti-sigma factor FlgM; protein product: MNIDKIGQIGKIGKIEKGGLIKGKEGVINEADDTLSISSEGKKASELDSLKKLVFNAISSLPDVRSQRIDTAERRIREGYYNRHIQDIASSLLSPSV